Genomic window (Synergistaceae bacterium):
AGGATGTGACTGTCGCGGAGGTGGTGGACTCGTTGGAGGGAGACATAACGTTCGCCGACTGCCTCACGTCCGAGGGGTGCGCGAACAGGGACACATGCCCTACACATGAACTATGGAGCCGTCTTAAGGGTAGTATAGACGACATACTGGAGGATACGACCCTGGCGGATCTAATAAGGTCGGAGAGCGACGGTCCCGAAGAGGAGCGCCATCCCGGCGGCTAAAAAAGGGGGAAGCAGCAATGTCAAGACAGGTCTATCTTGATCACGCGGCAACTACGTTCACAGCGCCCGAGGTTGTCGCAGCAATGACTCCGTATTTTACACGATCCTTCGGAAACCCCTCCTCCATCTACTCTTTTTCCGAGGAGAACAAAAGGGCCATAGCGGAGTCGCGGCAAAAGGTAGCGGACCTGATCGGAGCCTCGAGGGACGAGGTATTCTTCACCGGCGGAGGGACAGAGGCCGACAACTGGGCCCTGAAGGGCGTGGCGTGGCGAAACCGCTCCAAGGGCAATCACATCGTCACGACTAAGATCGAGCACCATGCGGTTCTTCACACCGCTCAGTTCCTTCAGAAGAACGGGTACGACGTTACCTTTCTCGATGTCGACCCGGAGGGGCGCGTGAGGCTGGACGATCTTGAAAATACCCTGACCGACCGCACGATCCTGGTCTCGGTCATGTTCGCGAACAACGAGATAGGCACGATACAGCCCATTGCGGAGATAGGTTCTCTGTGCAGGGAGAGAGGAGTCCTTTTCCACACGGATGCGGTCCAGGTCGTAGCACACGTTCCGATCAACGTCGGGGAGATGAACATCGACATGCTGTCCCTGTCGGCTCATAAGTTCTACGGGCCGAAAGGAGTAGGGGCGCTCTACATCCGCAAGGGCGTCAGGATAGAGAACCTCATACACGGAGGGGGGCAGGAGAGGGGAAGACGGGCGACCACTGAAAACGTCGCTGGTATAGTGGGACTGGGCGCCGCGATAGAGCGGACCTCCTCCCGCATGAAGGAGAGCTCCGCCCGCATCGCGGGTCTGAGGGACATGCTGATCGAAGGCGTGATGGAGAGCATCCCGTACGCAAAACTGAACGGCGCCCCTTCGGGGGAACGCCTTCCCAACAACGCGAACTTCAGCTTCATCGGCATAGAGGGCGAGACATTGCTGCTCGACCTGGACCGGGAGGGGATATATGCTTCCACTGGAAGCGCATGCTCGTCCGGCTCTCTCGACCCGTCGCACGTCCTCATGGCGATCGGCCTGTCTCACGAGCAGGCTCATGGTTCTCTTAGGGCTACCTTGGGCGAGGAGACCACCGAGGACGACATACAGTACGTTCTCTCGGTCCTCCCGAAAATCGTCGAAAGGCGCCGCGATATGTCCCCCCTGTGGGAGGACTTCCTTAAGACCGTCGAAGGAGGAAGATAGTCATGTACAGCGAAAAAGTGCTCGACCACTTTCAGAATCCGCGCAACGTGGGCGAGATAGAGAACCCCGACGGAGTAGGTCAGGCCGGCAACCCTAAGTGCGGTGACATCATGAAAATCTACCTTCGGGTCGAGGACGAAGTGATAACCGACATCAAGTTCAAGACCTTCGGTTGCGCCTCCGCCATAGCCTCGTCCAGCATGGCCACGGAGCTAGTCAAGGGGCGCAAGGTAGACGAGGCATGGGACCTGACGAACAAGGCCGTTGCCGAGGCGCTCGACGGTCTGCCCCCGATCAAGATGCACTGCTCCGTGCTGGCCGAGGAGGCCATACACGCGGCAATAAACGACTATCGCAAGAAAAAGGGAACGGAGCCCTGGGAGGACAAGGAGTACAATCACGACCACGACCACCATATCGAGACCGACTGAGGCGACGGCCCAGGTTTGACCTCCGGCCGCATTGGGAACAAGGTCGACAGGAAAAGCTCGAAGCGGGGAGTTTGAACGATCCTGCTCCCCGCTTTGAGTTGTTCACAGCTACCTGACCCCTTCGAAGGGCCCCCTCCAACGCATC
Coding sequences:
- a CDS encoding Rrf2 family transcriptional regulator, which encodes MKLSTKTRYGLRALLYMARAYDGESTIPVGEIAREQGVSEKYLEQLFLRLRRSGLIRSVRGAQGGYMLCNPPEDVTVAEVVDSLEGDITFADCLTSEGCANRDTCPTHELWSRLKGSIDDILEDTTLADLIRSESDGPEEERHPGG
- the nifS gene encoding cysteine desulfurase NifS; translated protein: MSRQVYLDHAATTFTAPEVVAAMTPYFTRSFGNPSSIYSFSEENKRAIAESRQKVADLIGASRDEVFFTGGGTEADNWALKGVAWRNRSKGNHIVTTKIEHHAVLHTAQFLQKNGYDVTFLDVDPEGRVRLDDLENTLTDRTILVSVMFANNEIGTIQPIAEIGSLCRERGVLFHTDAVQVVAHVPINVGEMNIDMLSLSAHKFYGPKGVGALYIRKGVRIENLIHGGGQERGRRATTENVAGIVGLGAAIERTSSRMKESSARIAGLRDMLIEGVMESIPYAKLNGAPSGERLPNNANFSFIGIEGETLLLDLDREGIYASTGSACSSGSLDPSHVLMAIGLSHEQAHGSLRATLGEETTEDDIQYVLSVLPKIVERRRDMSPLWEDFLKTVEGGR
- the nifU gene encoding Fe-S cluster assembly scaffold protein NifU, whose product is MYSEKVLDHFQNPRNVGEIENPDGVGQAGNPKCGDIMKIYLRVEDEVITDIKFKTFGCASAIASSSMATELVKGRKVDEAWDLTNKAVAEALDGLPPIKMHCSVLAEEAIHAAINDYRKKKGTEPWEDKEYNHDHDHHIETD